In Ruminococcaceae bacterium BL-6, a genomic segment contains:
- a CDS encoding Putative ABC transporter ATP-binding protein TDE_0282 (Evidence 3 : Putative function from multiple computational evidences), with the protein MIKFKDVSFSYSGQTSGNLCHFDLTIEDGECVLFCGRSGCGKTTVTRLVNGLIPYFFPGELTGRVVVNGMDISQTPMYQIAGRVGSVFQNPRTQFFNVDTDSEIAFGIENEALPPKELRQRVRQTAEDLRVQNLLGRNIFKLSGGEKQKIAFASVYAMNPNVYLLDEPSSNLDRSAIQDLKEHLRLIKRQGKTILIAEHRLHYLMDLADRIIYLEQGRIAAIYMPAQFRQLPQEERENKGLRATDLKKVHPAVPLNTPHAPILELRDVSLSYKKQSILNGVSLSAAPGEAIGIIGHNGAGKTTFSRALCGLHRDCEGQFLWDGRPQNQKDRLKRSYMVMQDVNYELFAESVEAECSFGIRSPNPALVGAPMEKLGLTPFRTRHPNTLSGGQKQRLAVAVSMICGKELLVFDEPTSGLDFDSMAQVAGLVQKLAAMGKLIFIVTHDYEFVCRTCSRVLRLDGGRLCDDLAVSMETEDQLKKLFDL; encoded by the coding sequence ATGATAAAATTTAAGGATGTTTCTTTTTCTTATTCCGGACAGACCTCCGGAAACCTTTGCCATTTCGACCTTACCATCGAAGACGGCGAATGTGTGCTTTTCTGCGGGCGCAGCGGATGCGGGAAAACCACGGTCACCCGCCTGGTAAACGGCCTGATTCCATATTTTTTTCCCGGGGAGTTGACCGGGCGGGTCGTTGTAAACGGAATGGATATTTCCCAAACGCCCATGTATCAAATTGCCGGGCGCGTCGGCTCCGTGTTTCAGAACCCGCGCACCCAGTTTTTTAATGTGGATACCGACAGTGAAATCGCGTTTGGAATCGAGAACGAGGCCCTGCCTCCGAAGGAGCTTCGTCAACGGGTTCGCCAAACCGCGGAAGATCTTCGGGTCCAAAATTTGCTGGGCCGGAATATTTTTAAGCTCTCAGGCGGCGAAAAGCAGAAAATCGCTTTCGCTTCGGTTTATGCCATGAACCCGAACGTTTACCTGCTGGACGAACCATCCTCCAATTTGGACAGGAGCGCGATTCAGGACCTCAAAGAGCATCTGAGGCTGATCAAACGCCAGGGGAAGACCATTTTGATTGCCGAGCACCGTCTGCATTACCTCATGGATCTGGCCGACCGTATCATTTATCTGGAACAAGGGCGCATCGCGGCCATTTACATGCCGGCGCAGTTCCGGCAGCTCCCGCAGGAGGAACGCGAAAACAAGGGCCTGCGGGCCACGGACTTAAAGAAGGTGCACCCCGCCGTACCCCTGAACACCCCGCACGCGCCGATTTTGGAACTGCGTGATGTGTCTCTGTCCTACAAAAAACAATCCATCCTGAACGGCGTCAGCCTGTCGGCGGCTCCCGGCGAAGCGATCGGCATCATCGGACATAACGGAGCAGGGAAAACCACCTTTTCGCGGGCGCTCTGCGGCCTGCACAGGGACTGTGAGGGACAGTTCCTGTGGGATGGACGGCCCCAGAATCAAAAGGATCGTCTGAAACGCTCCTATATGGTCATGCAGGATGTGAACTATGAATTGTTTGCGGAAAGCGTGGAAGCGGAGTGCTCCTTTGGCATCCGCAGCCCAAACCCTGCGCTGGTCGGGGCGCCGATGGAAAAGCTGGGCCTGACCCCTTTCCGCACACGCCACCCCAACACCCTCTCCGGCGGGCAGAAGCAGCGCCTTGCGGTAGCGGTCAGCATGATCTGCGGCAAGGAGCTTCTTGTGTTCGACGAGCCTACCAGCGGGCTGGATTTCGACAGTATGGCTCAGGTGGCCGGCCTTGTGCAAAAACTGGCCGCCATGGGGAAGCTGATTTTTATCGTGACGCACGACTACGAATTTGTCTGCCGCACCTGCTCCCGCGTTCTGCGCCTTGACGGCGGCAGGCTGTGCGACGATTTGGCTGTATCCATGGAAACGGAAGACCAATTAAAGAAGCTGTTTGATCTGTGA